The proteins below come from a single Mytilus edulis chromosome 5, xbMytEdul2.2, whole genome shotgun sequence genomic window:
- the LOC139524214 gene encoding epimerase family protein SDR39U1-like encodes MRALIGGGTGFVGRHLTKALQEKGYKVTKVSRKTGPDTITWKDINKNGIPDDVTAVVNLAGANILNPLKRWNQAYKDEVVSSRVETTKTLANAIVSSKIPPKVFATISGVAIYKPNPTLQYTEDSDVEPYDFLSQLVVDWEQAAKLPESHSCRQVTVRSGVVLGRDGGMIQQLYFPFYLGLGGTIGLRGDQWLPWIHVSDLAGIFMHAISNDNVRGILNGTAESATNADFTKAFAGALCRPAFFPTPGFVMNIVFGSDRAKVILEGQNVKPKKTLESGYQYKYYDVKTACKNCVS; translated from the exons ATGAGGGCTTTAATAG GTGGAGGTACTGGTTTTGTGGGCCGTCATTTAACTAAAGCTTTACAAGAGAAGGGTTATAAAGTAACAAAAGTGTCCAGAAAGACAGGACCAGATACTATTACTTGG aaagatataaataaaaatggaaTACCAGATGATGTTACAGCTGTAGTGAATTTAGCTGGAGCTAATATACTTAATCCTCTCAAAAG GTGGAATCAAGCTTATAAAGATGAAGTGGTCAGTAGCAGAGTAGAAACAACAAAAACCTTAGCTAATGCAATAGTATCATCTAAGATCCCTCCGAAAGTATTTGCTACAATTTCCGGTGTTG CAATATACAAACCCAATCCCACGTTACAATACACAGAGGACAGTGATGTAGAACCATATGATTTCCTGTCACAGTTAGTAGTAGACTGGGAACAGGCAGCCAAATTACCAGAATCTCATAGCTGTAGACAAGTTACTGTTAGATCAG gAGTGGTACTCGGAAGAGATGGTGGAATGATCCAGCAGTTGTATTTCCCATTTTATTTAGGTCTTGGTGGAACTATTGGTTTACGTGGTGACCAATGGTTACCATGGATTCATGTTTCAGATTTAGCTGGAATTTTCATGCATGCAATAAGTAATGATAATGTTCGTGGCATATTAAATGGAACAGCCGAATCAGCTACAAATGCAGACTTTACAAAAGCATTCGCAGGTGCATTATGTAGGCCGGCCTTTTTTCCGACACCTGGTTTTGTTATGAACATTGTGTTTGGAAGCGACCGTGCTAAAGTCATATTAGAGGGACAAAATGTTAAGCCTAAAAAAACATTAGAATCAGGGTACCAGTATAAATATTATGATGTAAAAACTGCATGCAAAAATTGTGTTAGTTGA